GATCTCTCTCACTTTTCAACTCCATTTCTCTTTCTCTGCTCTGCCTCTTAAACTCTGCACTTCGAAAATTCTAACAATCTATTTCGTTGCAGACCGAGAAGGCGTTTCTTAAGCAACCCAAGGTGTTTCTAAGGTATGTTGTAGAACAAAAAGAAACCATTTTTTCcgtctatatttatatattcaagtttgtatatttatgttttagtttttttttatataatcaaATTTTCAGCTCCAAGAAATCTTCCAAGGGGAAGAGACCTGGAAAGGGAGGGAATCGTTTCTGGAAAAGCGTTGGATTGGGTTTTAAGACCCCCAGGGAAGCCATTGATGGTATTCTTCTCAGTACACATTCATAATTAAATATGTAAATGTGTTTACTTGTTTTTCTTTTGCCATATATTTTGTGTAAATCTGTATTTAGTGTTTACTTCTTTTTCCTTCCGCATATATAAGCTTAAAGAATGAATAAAACGTTAGCTTATTTAAGTACCGGCTATTTTTGGAATCTAAAGAGGGAGACTACTGCTTGAACGCATGGAATGAATGATTGAGTAGGGGTGTAGGTTGAGTGGTCTGCTTCCATGGAGTATTTGATTCCATTAATCGTTGAAATAACCTAGTAATTTGTTATAGTTTTCTACTTTCCCGTCTTTCATAGATTTGTAGTCTATACccaatataaaaaaaatggttttTGGACTAGTTTGTATGGGATCGTTTTACACTACTAATTGGTCATGGCTTCTCTTCCTAATTTAGCTTAGTTCTTTCAACAAGTTATTCAACATTGTAAGTACGCAATTTTCTGATTATAGCTTCTTTATTATTTTCGCGCAGGAACTTATATCGACAAGAAGTGCCCATTTACCGGAACTGTTTCTGTTAGGGGACGTATTTTAGCTGGAACTTGCCATAGTGCTAAGATGGTTAGGACCATCATTGTTCGGCGGAACTATCTTCATTTTGTCAAGAAATACCAAAGGTATGAATTTAAAATGATCCTGTTTCATTTCCTTTTCATTAGAATGTTACTCATTATAGTGGGATTTTTCTATTCCATCAATCAAATTTTTATATCTTTTTGTTGCTTGTTTCAGGTATGAGAAGAGGCACTCGAATATCCCAGCTCACATCTCACCTTGCTTCCGTGTGAAAGAAGGTGATCATGTGATTATTGGGCAATGCAGGTAATGTATCTATAGATTCTATTCCAAAGCCTTTTATTTATAATCTTAGTTTGAGGCCAAATCAGATTGACTTGTGTTCTCATTATAATATTGCGTGTTctcatttttgtttttgtttggttCTTTCCCAATTTTGCAGGCCATTGTCAAAGACAGTGAGGTTCAATGTTTTGAAGGTGGTTCCTGCTGGATCATCAGGTGGTGGGAAAAAGGCTTTTACTGGACTGTGAGACTTGAACTCTCCGATAGTTCGTTAGGCTGGCATTACAAAGAATGTCTTGGATCAAGTGATATATCTCCTTTGTGTGCACCTATCATTAATATCTCTTTATCTCATTGGTTTTCTACCTATGCAATTACAGTTTTGGTTGAATTTATTTTTGTTCGACTCATTGTGGTATTGTTGGTAAACTAGTAATAGGTCAAGTTCACCTTAGGGGCATGTATTGTTGAACTAAGTTATTAACTTTAAATTTATTTAGTAGTAGAGTTTTTTTTTGAGAAAGGAATGATTGCGTAATTAGGAGGCAAACCCTCTGCTAGAGATTGAGTACTACTACAATTGCATCCAGCTACATAAATACGGATTTATCTAGAGTCCAAA
The Humulus lupulus chromosome 6, drHumLupu1.1, whole genome shotgun sequence DNA segment above includes these coding regions:
- the LOC133782851 gene encoding small ribosomal subunit protein uS17 translates to MAEQTEKAFLKQPKVFLSSKKSSKGKRPGKGGNRFWKSVGLGFKTPREAIDGTYIDKKCPFTGTVSVRGRILAGTCHSAKMVRTIIVRRNYLHFVKKYQRYEKRHSNIPAHISPCFRVKEGDHVIIGQCRPLSKTVRFNVLKVVPAGSSGGGKKAFTGL